GCCGTCGACGCAGCAGTCGTCGGACAATCCCATGTCCACGTCAGCTGCTGCAGACACCCTCTCGAGGATGCTCCACCGTCTTCCACCCACTCTCTCCCTTCCCACGCGCCGCGTACAGCCAGCCACTTGTCCTCCGGTCCCGGTGGTCTCTTTGTCCCAAGCTCGATCAAACCCTAGTCTCCTCTCCTCGAAACTCGGGTTCTTCCAGCTCACCGACCATTCCATCCCTCCCCGACTCGCCGACTCGGCCGAGTTAGAAGCGCTCTCGCTGTTGGACCTCCCCAAGGATAAGAAAGAAGCCTGTTTTCCGAGGAACTGGCCTGTTGGGTTTGAAGAAGGAGATGAAGTAGTTGATGACGATGACGACGTGGAGGGACTCGGTGAGTCGTTTTGTCTGGAAGAGTCGTGTTACACCGAGTCACCTGAGTTGTCTTTAGCTTCTCTAAGCGAGTTTGCTCGTGCTTTGGAGAAAGTAGGGTTGGAGGTGATTGAGCTGCTTTGTAGGTCGGTCGGGTTTGAAAGTCCTCTAGGGAATAAGGGTGACCCGAGCCCGACCCGATTTTGTTCGATGATGTGGGTGGCGGAGGGTTTATCGGGTAAGAGTAAGACGCCGGTGGCAGGTCGTTTTTACCCGTATGTGGTAGGGTTGCAGTATCAAATAAGGAGTGGTCGGAAGTATTCTTTGCTTGCGGATTCCGGTTGGGTCTCGGTGGTGCCACAGGTGGAATCAGTCTTGGTTACTATTGGTGACATTGCTCAAGTAAGTTTCAACTTTCAAAGTTCAAATGAAAATTAATTTACTATTCGCATTTTTACTATTTCATATTCTAGTGACTACTGTAAGATATCAGATGTGGCCAGATAACCCTCTTTTCATAAAGA
Above is a window of Fragaria vesca subsp. vesca linkage group LG7, FraVesHawaii_1.0, whole genome shotgun sequence DNA encoding:
- the LOC101300008 gene encoding 1-aminocyclopropane-1-carboxylate oxidase-like; translation: MHAGATSAPPPTPSTQQSSDNPMSTSAAADTLSRMLHRLPPTLSLPTRRVQPATCPPVPVVSLSQARSNPSLLSSKLGFFQLTDHSIPPRLADSAELEALSLLDLPKDKKEACFPRNWPVGFEEGDEVVDDDDDVEGLGESFCLEESCYTESPELSLASLSEFARALEKVGLEVIELLCRSVGFESPLGNKGDPSPTRFCSMMWVAEGLSGKSKTPVAGRFYPYVVGLQYQIRSGRKYSLLADSGWVSVVPQVESVLVTIGDIAQVWSNGELKKVRGRPVANLGDEGNKSRRISMSLLVTLPIDTTICPLFPAAALSDGDQSHEDIDEDGNRRNVELGDYQINDSITGDRNREIEGRVFESFCLEDYAWRVYHERLHFKDLLDRFRIQN